CGTGGAGGAGGTCTACGGGGTCAGCGCGCTCCGACTCGTCCTGGCCACCGCCGAGAACAGCGGCACCGCGAGCGGCACCGAGGCCGAGAAGGCCAAAGAGACCAAGGAGACCGAGGAGACCGAGGAGACCAAGGAGACCGACGAGAGCGGTGGCCGTGCCCCGCGGGCCGTCGTCGCACCCGCGCGGACCCGCGGATGACGGCCCCCGCACCGGCTGCCGGTTCCGGCACCCGTCCCCCGTCCGACGAGACCGGCGGTGCCGCGGCACGCCGCTACCACGCCCGGTACGGCAGTGTGCTGCCCGCCATCGACCCGGCGGCGGGCAGCACGCCGCCCAAGCACCATCCGGGGGCGCGCGTCCTCCCGCTGCCGTATCCGCCGGCCTTCCCGCCCGCTCCCTCGGCGGACCGCCCTTCGCCGTCCCCGGACCATGGCCTCGCGCCGGACCCGCAGGACCTGGGCCACCTGGGCGCCCTCCTCGCGCTGCTGAACGGCGTCACCCGCGCCGACTGGACGGACGGACGCGTACGCGCCGGACGTCCGGTGCCGTCCGGTGGCGGCGCCTATCCGGGCGAGGTGTATGTGGCGACCGCCTCCGGTCTCGGCCACTACCTGCCGGCGGCGCACGCCCTCGAACTGCTCTCCGAGGCCGATCTGCGCGCCGACCTCGCCGGTGCGCTGAGCCCGCCTCCGGCGGTGCCGCCGGAGGTGCTGCTGCTGATCAGCAGTCGGCTGGGGGCGAACCTGGCCCGCTACGGACCGTTCGGCCACCGCCTCCAGGCGCTCGACACGGGTGTGCTGGCCGGGCAGGCGCTCACCCTGCTGGAGTCGGCCGGTGCCGCGCCGACGGCGCACGCGCTGTTCGCGCAGGAGCGCGTGGGGCGGCTGCTCGGCCTGGACGCGGAGACGGAACACGTCCACGCCGTCGTCACCGCCGGGCGGCCGGGCCCCGTGGCGTCCGCCACCGCGTTGCTGAACCGCCGTACGGCCAGGGCCGGTTACGAGCCCGTCCCGGTTCCGCTGGCCCTTGTACTCGGCGTTCTGGACCGGGCGGCCCGCCCGGTGGCACTGGACCACACCGCGCCCGCCGACTGCGACCTCTACGTGGTGGCCCACCGCGTCACCGGGCTCGCGCCCGGCTGCCACCGCCGCGATCCGCGCACCGGGCGGCTGGTGCCGGTCGCCGACGGCGTCAGCGCGCGGGAGCTGTTCCCGGCGGGCGGTCCGGGCGAGCTGGCCGCCTTCGAAGCCGCCTGCGCCGTGGTGGTGACCGGGAACTACGAGGCGGGATATCCGGTGTACGGGGACCGCTGGTACCGGATGCTCAATCTGCGGGCGGGCGTCCTCGGCCAGCGCATCGGCCTGGCGGCGGCCCGTGCCGGACTGGGTGCCGGGCTGCGCTGCGACACCGACACCGGGGCCGCCGACGCCGCCCTGCGCACACCCCCGGACCGTACGACGCTGCTGGCCGCACTGCTCGGGCCGGAACGCCGCGCGGGCGCGCCCTCCCACCACCTGCTCTTCAGCCCGGGTGTTCCGCCTCCTCCCACCGGGTGACCCGTCCTGCCCTCAGCGAATCAGCCGACCGTGCCCCCCTTCCCCAGCCGAGGACACCGTGCTCGCCTCCGACTCCGTTCCCTTTCTGCGTCCCGACGTCTTCGTCACCCCGAGCGGCAGCGGCACCGTGCACGTGCGCTCCAGCCGCGGCACCGATCTGATCGCCGCGCCGGGCATCGCCGCCTGGCTGGACCGGCTCGCGCCGTTCCTCGACGGCACCCGGACGGTCGACCAGCTCGTCTGCGGTCTCGACGAGAAGCGCCGCGCGGTGGTCCTGCGCGTCCTGCGGCTCCTCGACGCGCACGGCCTGCTCGACGAGCGGTCCGCCACCGGACCCGACCCGCGCGCCGCCGCCCACGCGAGGATGCGGGTGCTGCTCTACGGCGACCCGGAGCACACCCGCGCCCAGGCGGACGCGCTGCGGCTGACCGGCCTGCACACCACCACGGCGCTCAAGGATCTCGACGCCGTCCGGACAGCGGTGGCGGCGGGCGGCCACGACGCGCTGCTGCTGCTCACGGCGGACGCCGACACGCGGTCCGTCGCCCGGCTCGACGAGGACTGCCGCAGGCACGGCCTGTGGTTCGCCGCCGCCGTCCGCGACGCCGAAGCCTGGTGGCTGGGCCCGTCCCTCGCCCCCGGCGCCGAGCGCGCGGCGGGCGGCTGGGCGGGCGCCTGGCTGCGGGTCCACGGCACCCGGGCCGCCGACCGTGCCGCGCAGCCCCGTACTCCTGTCCCCCGCCCCGCCCTGGGTGCGGAGGCGGCCGCCGTGCTGCTGGCGCACCGGTTCCGGCAGGCTGTCCTGGACCCGGCCGCGCCCGAACCCCTCGTGCGGCTGGACGCCGCCGCGCTGACCACCACCCGGCACCGCTACCGGCCCCATCCGGCCGCGCTGCCGGCCGCACCGGAGTCCGCCGAGCGGCTCCTCGCCCGGATCGCGGCCCTGCGCGGCGGCCCGGCGGTCGGCGACGAGGAGTTCTCGCGGCGTGCCGCGGACTGCATCGACCCACGGTCCGGGCTGCTCGCGGAGCTGGACGAGGGCGGGCTGCCGCAGTTCCCCCGGCACGCGTCCAGCGCCCTGGTGCGCGATCCGCACACCGGCCGGGCCGGGCACCGGGTCCACGCCACCGGCCGCGACTTCACCGACGCACGGCTGCGCACCGCACGACGCGCCCTGCTCCACTACGCTCAACTCGCCCTCGATCCGAGGCGGTTCGTCGACACTCCGGAGGGACCCGCGCTGTGGGCCTGGTCCCCGGAGCCGGGCACGGCCCGCCTGGTCCCGGCGGCCTCCGTGTCCGCTCGGGCGCCGCGCGTACCGCGCGGACTCGGCGCGGGCGCCACGTTCGACGAGGCGCTGGCGGCGGCATTGGGTGACCTGCGCGGCCCCGCGCGCGGCGCGCTGATCGTTCCGCTCGACCACGACCCGGCGGCCACCGAGGTCCTGCCCTACCTGCTGAAAGCGGTGCGCTGCGATGACTGAGACCCTGCTGCCCGTCGCCGCGCGGCTGCACCACGACGGCGGTCTCGTCGGCGGTGCCCTGGCCCGGCGGCTGAAGACCGCGTCACCGGCGCACGGGACAGGCATCAGGATCTTCTCCGCCGATACTCCTGACGCCTTGTCATCTCTGCTGTCCGATCAGGACGTCGGTGGAGAGCCGTGCCTGCTCGTCGTGGCGGAGCTGGACCGCGTGGTCGTCGGCCCGCTGGTCCGGCCCGGCGTCCCCGGCTGCCATCGGTGCCTCGCGGCCCGCCGCTCCGGGGCACGGGCCGACGCGGCCGAGGCGGCGGCCCTCGAAGCCGCTCACGGCAGCCGCCTGACCGGCATGGTGTCCCCGCTGCTCACCCCGCCGGCCGCCGATCTCGCCGCGATCCTCGCTCTGCACCGGCTCACCGCGGCGGACGGCACCACTCCCGCCGTCACCATGCTCCGCCTCGCCGATCTGGGGATCAGCCGCCACACCTTCCGGCCCGATCCGCACTGCGCGCACTGCGGCGGCCTGCCCGACGACCGCGCCGCCGGTGCCGTGATCCCGCGCGTCCCCCGGCCCAAACCGGACCCGGCGGTCCTGCGGGTACGGGACCTGCGTGCCGAGCGGACGGAGCTGGAGGCCCGCTACGCCGACGACGAGACCGGTGTCCTCAAGGGGCTGCGCACCCGCGGCCTGCACACGCTGCCGTTCGCCGAGGCCAAGGTCGGCCCGCCCGAGTCGGTCGACGGCGGGTACGGCCGCGCACTCGACTTCCGTACCGCCAGGGTCACCGCGGTCGCCGAGGCGCTGGAGCGGCTGGGCGGGGGCCGCCCGGGAGGACGGCGCACCGTGGTGCGCGGCAGCCACCGCGAACTGGCCGCCCTGCACCCCGACGGCGTACTGGACCCGGCGACCACCGGCAGCCATGAACCGCACCGCTACCGGGAGCCGGGCTTCCCCTTCCAGCCGTACCACCCCGATCTCGTCCTGCCCTGGGTCTGGGGCTACTCGCTCACCCGGGAGCGCCCGGTCCTGGTCCCCGAGCAGCTGGCCTACTACCGGCTGGGCCGGCACAGCCCGGGGGACGTCCGGCCGTTCGTCTCCGAGATCTCCAACGGCTGCGCGCTCGGCGGCTGTGTGGAGGAGGCCGCCCTGTACGGTCTGCTGGAACTCGCCGAGCGCGACGCCTTCCTGCTCACCTGGTACGCCCGGCTGCCGGCGCCCGCGCTCGATCTGCGCTCCGCGCACGACCGGCGGATCGGTCTGCTCGCGGACCGGATCCGCGAGAGCACCGGCTACCGCGTCGAGGTGTTCGACGTGACCGGCGCGGAGGGCATCCCCAGCTTCTGGGCCGCCGCCGTCGACACCCGGCCGGGCACCGGATCCGGGGCGGGGGCAGCGCGTCCGAGCGTGCTGTGCGCCGGGGGCTCGGGGCTCGATCCCGAACGCGGTGTCTTCGGCGCGCTGCACGAACTGGTCACCGCCGTCGAGGCGTACCGGATGATCTACCCGCAGCGCGTGGCGGACGCCGCCCGGATGCGCGACGACCCCGAGCAGGTGCGGCTGATGGACGATCACGCGCTGCTGTACTGCGATCCGGTGGCCGCCCGCCGCCTGGACTTCCTGCTCGGTCCCGGCGGCGGGCCGCCTCGGGAGCGCACCGGTCTGCGGGAGCTGACCGACCGTCACGCCTGGCCGCGCCATGCCGATCTGCGCGCGGATCTGGACGAGTTGGTGGGCCGCTTCGCCGCGTCCGGTCTGGAGGCGATCGTCGTCGACCAGACCACTCCGGTGCACGCCGAGGCCCATCTCTCCTGTGTCAAGACGCTCGTCCCGGGCCTGCTCCCGATGACCTTCGGCCATCATCTGCGCCGGATCAGCGGTCTGGACCGTGTGCTGACCGCCCCGCACACCCTCGGCCACACCGCCGCGCCGCTCCGCCCCGAGGAGGTCAACCCGCATCCGCACCCGTTCCCGTGACCGCGTACGCGCGGGCGCGGGCGCGGGAATGGGTGTAGGCGCAGCCGCACGCGTCCGTCACGCGTGACCACGGGGCCCCGAGCGCCTGCTCGCGGCCCCGCCGTCCCCTCCCGTCCGGCGCCGGGTCAGACGAGCAGGACGCGCCGTCCGCGAGTGTGCCCGGCCTGGCTGTCGATGTGTGCCGCGGCGGCGTCGCGGAGCGGGTACGTCTTCTCGACCGGGATGTGCAGCCGTCCCCGCGAGATGAGGCCGACGGCCTCGGTGAGCGCGTCCGGCACGCTGCCGGCCACTCCGGAGAAGCGCGCTCCGAACTCCGGTGCGCCGAGGTCGGCGATGGAGACGACCTTGTGCGGATCGCCGGTCAGTTCGACGAGTTCGCGGATCACACCGGAGCCGGCCAGGTCGAGCGCCGCGTCGACGCGGCCGAGCCGCCGCACCCGCTCGACCCACCCGTCCCCGTACGTGGTGGCGAGGGCGCCCAGGCTCCGCAGATAGTCCTGGTTCGCCGCCCCGGCGGTGCCGATCACGGTGATGCCGCGCTCGCGGGCGATCTGGAGCACCGCCGATCCCACGCCGCCGGACGCGCCGCTGACCAGCAGCGTCTGCCCGGACCGCACACCGACCTCGCGGATGATGCGCAGCGCGGTCTCGACCACGGACGGGTACCCGGCCGCCTCCTCGAACGTGAGGTCCTCGGGCATCAGGGCCCAGGCCGACAGCACGGCGAACTCGGCGTAGGTGCTCGACCCTTCGCCGAACACCCGGTCTCCGATCGCGACCCCTTCGACGCCCTCTCCGACCTCGTCCACCACCCCCGCGGCGTCCAGGCCGACTCCGGCGGGCAGCTCGATGGGATGGGCCGCCAGGATCTGGCCCTCACGGATCCGCCAGTCGACGGGATTCACACCCGCCGCCCGTACGGCGACACGTATCTGACCTGGGCCCGCGTGGGGCTCCTCGGCGTCCAGGAGGCGCAGCACGTCCGGACCGCCGAACTCGGCGAAGCTCACTTTCTTCATGCCGCCGAACCTAACACTATCGGTTAGGTTTTCAAAACGGTTAGCCTTTTGCATCCGGTAGCGGTACTCGCGGTGCGCCCGCCGGGCGGCGCACGCACCAGGGGTCTCCTCACCAGCGGACGGCGGTGAAGTCGATGGGGCGGGGCCGCAGCAGCCGGGTGCGTTCCGTGAGGGAGCGCAACCGCCGGGACATCTCGTCGGCGGGCAGCCTGCGGCGGTCGCCGTGGCCCGGCAGGACCCACTCGAAGCGCAGGTGTGCGGCCACCCTGGCGAGGGAGGCGGCCAGCTCCTCAACCGAGTACCACGTCACGCTCTCCGCGACCTCCAGGTCACCGGTGGTGCGCGACCAGTAGAAGCTGTCCCCGGTGAAGCAGTACCGGTCGTCCGCGAGGTAGAGGACGCTCCCCCGGGTATGGCCGGGCAGCGGCAGAGCGGTGACGCCCTCGCCGACGTCCACCGCGTCCAGGCCGCCGATCACCCGGTCCGCGTCCGGTGCCGCGTCGAGGTCGCCCTCGTGGATCCACAGCCGGGCGCCGAAGCGGTCCGCGTAGTCACGGCCGTGGGCGGCGTGGTCCCGGTGGGTGAGCAGGACGTCGGTCACGGGTCCGACGGCCGCGTACCGTGCGGCGAGGGCGGGGCTCCAGCGCGGGGTGTCGATCATCATCACGCTGCCGGACGGCCGCTTGAGCAGGTAGGAGTTGGCTCCCGCGGTGTGCCGGGAGTTGTGGCCGCAGATCAGCACACCGTCGTCCAGGGCCATCGGGAAGGGGTCGAGCGCCGGGTCGGGCCGCCCGGTCGCCGGGCGCACCGAGCGGGTGGGGCAGGCGAAGGCGGCGGCGTGTAAGCGCCTCGTCTCCGCCTCGTCGCGCGGCGCCCGCAGCATGTGCGAGCGTCCTTGCGACTCGCCGATCAGCTCCGGTGCGAACTGCCGTGCGACATCGCAGTTGGTGCACCGGTCGTCCACGTACCAGCCGTCCATGGCAGGGCTCCTTCCAGCGGGAGCGGCCCCGGCCGGGGCCGCCCTCCAGGGATACGCCACCGGGCGGCGGGACCGGTAGGTCCCGCAGAGCTTGCGCTTGGCGACACCACCCTCTCTCACCGCCCGCCGGAAAGGGTGGTTCATACCTGATTGTCCCACCCTTCGGGGCGGTCAGGCGTCCCAGGTCCAGTCGGTGACCTCCGGCAGGTCCGTGCCGTG
The sequence above is drawn from the Streptomyces sp. SAT1 genome and encodes:
- a CDS encoding nitroreductase family protein — encoded protein: MTAPAPAAGSGTRPPSDETGGAAARRYHARYGSVLPAIDPAAGSTPPKHHPGARVLPLPYPPAFPPAPSADRPSPSPDHGLAPDPQDLGHLGALLALLNGVTRADWTDGRVRAGRPVPSGGGAYPGEVYVATASGLGHYLPAAHALELLSEADLRADLAGALSPPPAVPPEVLLLISSRLGANLARYGPFGHRLQALDTGVLAGQALTLLESAGAAPTAHALFAQERVGRLLGLDAETEHVHAVVTAGRPGPVASATALLNRRTARAGYEPVPVPLALVLGVLDRAARPVALDHTAPADCDLYVVAHRVTGLAPGCHRRDPRTGRLVPVADGVSARELFPAGGPGELAAFEAACAVVVTGNYEAGYPVYGDRWYRMLNLRAGVLGQRIGLAAARAGLGAGLRCDTDTGAADAALRTPPDRTTLLAALLGPERRAGAPSHHLLFSPGVPPPPTG
- a CDS encoding TOMM precursor leader peptide-binding protein: MTETLLPVAARLHHDGGLVGGALARRLKTASPAHGTGIRIFSADTPDALSSLLSDQDVGGEPCLLVVAELDRVVVGPLVRPGVPGCHRCLAARRSGARADAAEAAALEAAHGSRLTGMVSPLLTPPAADLAAILALHRLTAADGTTPAVTMLRLADLGISRHTFRPDPHCAHCGGLPDDRAAGAVIPRVPRPKPDPAVLRVRDLRAERTELEARYADDETGVLKGLRTRGLHTLPFAEAKVGPPESVDGGYGRALDFRTARVTAVAEALERLGGGRPGGRRTVVRGSHRELAALHPDGVLDPATTGSHEPHRYREPGFPFQPYHPDLVLPWVWGYSLTRERPVLVPEQLAYYRLGRHSPGDVRPFVSEISNGCALGGCVEEAALYGLLELAERDAFLLTWYARLPAPALDLRSAHDRRIGLLADRIRESTGYRVEVFDVTGAEGIPSFWAAAVDTRPGTGSGAGAARPSVLCAGGSGLDPERGVFGALHELVTAVEAYRMIYPQRVADAARMRDDPEQVRLMDDHALLYCDPVAARRLDFLLGPGGGPPRERTGLRELTDRHAWPRHADLRADLDELVGRFAASGLEAIVVDQTTPVHAEAHLSCVKTLVPGLLPMTFGHHLRRISGLDRVLTAPHTLGHTAAPLRPEEVNPHPHPFP
- a CDS encoding NADP-dependent oxidoreductase, with the translated sequence MKKVSFAEFGGPDVLRLLDAEEPHAGPGQIRVAVRAAGVNPVDWRIREGQILAAHPIELPAGVGLDAAGVVDEVGEGVEGVAIGDRVFGEGSSTYAEFAVLSAWALMPEDLTFEEAAGYPSVVETALRIIREVGVRSGQTLLVSGASGGVGSAVLQIARERGITVIGTAGAANQDYLRSLGALATTYGDGWVERVRRLGRVDAALDLAGSGVIRELVELTGDPHKVVSIADLGAPEFGARFSGVAGSVPDALTEAVGLISRGRLHIPVEKTYPLRDAAAAHIDSQAGHTRGRRVLLV
- a CDS encoding MBL fold metallo-hydrolase yields the protein MDGWYVDDRCTNCDVARQFAPELIGESQGRSHMLRAPRDEAETRRLHAAAFACPTRSVRPATGRPDPALDPFPMALDDGVLICGHNSRHTAGANSYLLKRPSGSVMMIDTPRWSPALAARYAAVGPVTDVLLTHRDHAAHGRDYADRFGARLWIHEGDLDAAPDADRVIGGLDAVDVGEGVTALPLPGHTRGSVLYLADDRYCFTGDSFYWSRTTGDLEVAESVTWYSVEELAASLARVAAHLRFEWVLPGHGDRRRLPADEMSRRLRSLTERTRLLRPRPIDFTAVRW